TGGCGCCTTGTATGGCGCGAACGGCGGCAACGAAGGGGGCGCCTTGATCTGCCTGGATTTCAAGACGGGCGACATCCTCTGGGATGAGCGCAGCAAACGTCGCGCTCCGAAAGGCGCCATCGCATTTGCCGACGGCCGTATCTACTACCGCGCGGAAGACGGCACGTTGTTGTTGATCGAACCCAGCCGCGAAGAATACCTCGAGCGCGGACGCTTTGAGCAACCCGATCGGAGTGAATCGCCGGCCTGGGCGCATCCGGTCATCGCCAATGGCAAGCTTTACATTCGCGATCAGGACGTACTGTTCTGTTACGATGTCACGAGACCGTGACGGTGTCGCGACTCAGGCGCTAATTGCTTCGGTCCAGCGCAACAGCGTCTCACTGAAAACGGAACACTGAAAACTTCCAACTTATCTTCAAACTCTGACAATTCCCTGATTCTCCCGACACACGTCCCGACTAAAGTTTGCTCCATCGGTGGGACGGTGTCTCGTTCACATCTTGCGATTTCCCCCCCACGAGCCCCCCACCGAGCGCACCGGAGCCGTCCTCTCGCCTTGAGCGCGAGGACGGCTTTTTTTTTGTTGGCGCAATACCATCCCGAAGCGCCAGCGAGGGAGAGAGGGCGTGGAAGATGCGAGCGAAGTGCGTGTCCCCTGTGTACCCGCGACCCTGTACGAAAAACGCACACGAATGGCTTAGTTCCGATGAGCACGCTATAATTGCCGCATGGTCAATATTCAGTTGGACGATTCAGTGGCCGCATCCCTCGCCTCGCTGGCGTCAGCGCAGGGGCTAACCCTGGAACAGTATCTCCGCGATATCGCGACGCTGAATCGCCCGGACCACTCGAATCGTCCGGCGGTCGACGAAATTATTTCTGACATTGAAGAAGCATCGAGCGCCAGCGGCTCTCCCTTTCGCGGCACCTACCCGCGCGACGTGATTTATCAGGACCACGACTGATGGGGTGGCTGCTCGATACCGGCGTCCTACTTCGGTTGTACGACCGTGACGCTCCCGAGAGGGACGACATCTTGCGATCACTTCGCGTGATCTTTCAGCGTGGCGAGCAGATCTTCGTCGCGATGCAGAATATCGCCGAATTCTGGAATGTGATGACGCGCCCGATGGACGTCAATGGATTTGGCCAGTCGACTGAAACCGCGCGAAGGCGGCTTCAATCGATTGAGAAGTATGCCACGATACTTACAGAATCTGACGATTCGTATCGACTTTGGAAGCAATTCGTGGACGAGCTTGTCATAACCGGCGTCAAAGTACACGACGCGCGGCTGGTAGCGGTAATGACCGCCAACGGTGTCACCCAGTTGCTTACTTTCAACGAGCGCGACTTTCGCCGTTTCGACTCGATAGTGGTAGTGCCACCTGCAAAACTGGTGAGCCAATGATTCGCTCGGGACGTTCGTCACATGGTAGATGAGAATCCCTATCGGTCTCCTTCAAGCGTCGAAGCTGACAAGGAGTATCTGCGAGCGTGGCAGCGCTATCGATCATACTCTTACTGGAACATTGCAATCAGTCTAACGATTCTTGGCACCGCGCTAGCCAATGCTTGGCTGGGGAAACGTCCAGGCCAGGCAGCAACGATGATTGCGTTACTCGTTGGATGTTGTGTCTTTGCAATGTTGCTTGGACTGTTCGCGACTTCGAAGAAACGCTTTCAATGCCCTCGATGTCGTCACGCCTTTTTTATGGATGGTTTCACGCATGCTTCGCAGCGAACATGCGCAAACTGCGGCCTGCCGATATGGTCTCCCCGCGATCCCGACTCTCGCTGAACCCGTCCGCTGAGCCGTTGAGACTCCCCGCCCTGTCCCCTATACTCACTCGCTTTGACACATTTTCCCAGCAAGACATCTGGTCAAGGCGATTCGACTTATGGCTGATTTGATCCCCCCGCATGGCGGGCTGTCCGAGCCGGTTTGTTGCACCGTTCCCGCGGCTGAAATCGAGGCCTTCAAGCAGGAAGCCGCCGGGCTCGCCAAGGTGCCGGTTTCCGACGCCGACCTCTCGACCGTCTACCGCTTCGGCGACGGCGGCTTGAGCCCGCTCACCGGGCCGATGGATTCCGCCACCTACAATCGGGTGCTGGACGAATCGGTCATCGAGCACAACGGCAAGCTCTACGCCTGGACGATCCCGCTCTCGCTGCCCGTGACCGAGGCGCTGGCCAAGACGCTCAAGGCTGGTCAGAAAGTCGCTTTGACCAACACCGCGGGCGACGTGGTCGCCACGGTCGACCTGACCGACGTCTTCGCCTGGGACAAGCCGCGCTACATCAAGAGCGTCTACCTGACCGAGCGGACCGATCACCCCGGCGCCGACATGGTCCTGAAAGGCGACGCCGACAAGTCGCATCTCATCGGCGGCACGATCAAAGTCCTGCCGCAGCCGAAGAACGCCAAGTTCGGCAAGTATGTGCTCTCGCCGCGCGACGTGCGTAAGCTGCTGGCCGAGAAGGGTTGGAACCGCGTCGTGGCGTTCCAGACCCGTAACCCGTTGCATCGCGCGCACGAGTACGCGCTCGTCTACGGCTTGGAGCAATTGCTCAAGCAAGGACACAACGCCGGTGCGTGCTTAAACCCGTTGGTCGGCGAGACCAAGGGGGACGACGTCAACGCCGAAGTGCGGATGAAGACCTACGAAGCGTTGATCGACACCCGCGGGCTCGGCGAAGGCGATAGCGACGCTTCGTTGTGGAAGCCGCGCAACGAGTCGGTCCCCGATCGCGTGATCCTGTTGGGCCTGGACATCAAGATGTTCTACGGCGGCCCGAAGGAAGCGATCATGCACGGCATCTACCGGCAGAACTTCGGTTTCACCGACATCGTCATCGGCCGCAAGCACGCCGACGCCCCGTATCACGACGGCGCCGCGATCTGGGGCGACTTCGACGCCCAGGAAATCTTCGAGAACCTCAAGGGGGACTTGAAGATCCAGCCGGTCAAAGTCGGTTTCGCCGCCTACTACGACTCGGCCGGCCGCGTCGATCTGATGGAACTGCACAAGGACGAAAAGCCGGTCTTCATCTCCGGCAAGCAGGTCCGTCAGACGCTCATCGACGGCCAACCGGTCGACCCACGCATCATGCGCGAAAGCACGTCGCGAATCCTGGTCGAAGCCATGGCGGGCATGAAGTAACACGTCGAATTCCGTGATTCACCACGGAGGACACGGAGAGCACGGAGGGAGGGCGAATGCTTTTTGAACCGCGAAGGCGCTGAGACGCAGAGAGAGAGAGAGAGAGAGAGAACAGTCCGGGCGGTTGAGTATTAGGAACCACACAAGTGTTGAGTTGATTGCGAATCGCCGCGGGCGTTTCACAATGCAGCACACACTCCTCAACTCTCCTCCCCCTCCGCGTCTCAGCGCCTCTGCGGTTCAAAACTGCATTTGCCTCCGTGCTCTCCGTGTTCTCCGTGGTGAAAAACCATAACACGCGCCCTCACGCAGACGACATCTATGAGCAAACCCGTCGTGATCTTCTGGCCCGGCGATTACCGCGAGGAGCCGAACAAGTGGGCGTTGCCGCAGGTCAAGGAGACGACCGAGCAGTTGGTCCGCGCGCTCAAGAAGCTCGGGCGGAAGCCATACCAGGTGCGCGGGTTTCTGCGGAAGCCGAATGAGGCGATCGAGAAGCTCGGCCCGGTCGACGATCCGGCGATCGGCGTCTTCTGCCACTGGACCTACGGCCCGCACACCGTGGACGGCGTCGTCGGCAAGGATTCGCCGCTGCTCTTGGCGTCGAATTTCTCCGGCACCTGGCCGGGGTTGGTGGCGCTGTTGAACACCAGTTCCTGCCTGGAGATGGTCGATCGCCGGCATTCGCGCGTCTGGACCGATGCGGCGGATTGGACCAAGGACCGCGGGTTCATGTCCCGGCTCGACGAATGGTGCTCGTCCGGCGCGATTCGTTACGACGAAAGCGAATTGCACTACAACGCGCCGATCACGGCCGAAGCGGCCGCCGTGGCGGGCGAAGTGCTTCGCGAGCTACGGGCGAAGCGCGTGATGGCGCTGATGCTGGGCGATACTTCGATGGGCATGATCAACGGCTACTTCGGCAGCCGGCTGCTGTCCAAGATCGGGTTCACCGAACACAAGGTCGATCAGGCCTGGCTCATCAATCGCGGCCGGTTCATCGCCGAGCGGCGGATCGACGACGCGTTCAAGTTCGTGGTCGAGAAGGGCGTGAAATTCCACTGGGGCGCAGAGGGCGCGCAGGACTTCACTTCCGAATCGACCCGTGAGCAGTTGCGAATGTATCTCACCGTGCTCGACCTGGTCGATGAGTTCGGCGCGGATTGCGTCGGCTGGCAGTATCAACTCGGCTTGCTGCCATTGCTGCCGCCTAGTGACTTTTCGGAAGGGCTGCTGAACAGCACGTGTCGCCCGGAAGGAAACGGCGACGTGATCATCACCAGTACCGAAGCGGACCAGGGGAACCTGATCCCGATGGAGTTGATGAAGCGCATTCTCAAGCGCCGGGGCCTCCACCCCGGCGTGATGTTCCACGACGTCCGCTGGGGCGCGCGGCACAAGGGCCGCTTCCTCTGGGTGTTGCTGAACTCCGGTTCGTGCGGCGCGTACGCCTTCAATCACGACAGCGAGACGCTCAAGGGGACGCACAGCTATCGCCAACCGGCCGGGTATTTCCCCATTCCCGGCGGCACCTTCGCCGGTGAAAGCCTGCCCGGCGAGATGACCTGGGCCCGCGCGTATGTGAAAAACGGCGAACTGTGGATGGACATCGGCCGCGGCGAAGTGGTGAAGCTCCCGCCGAAGGTGCGTGACGCCTGGTGGGAAGGCACGACGCGCCAATGGCCGTTCATGGCCGCCGACCTGGGTTGCCAGATGGAAACCGTGATGGCCCACTACCAAAGCAACCACGTCGCCGTCGCCTACGGCAACATCTTCGGCGAAATGGTGGCGCTCTCGCAGGCGCTGGGGTTCAAGGTGCGCGTGCTGGCGTCGGGAATGTGAGAGGAAGTAGGTGGAGTATTTAGTAGGTGGAGTAGGCGAAGTAGGACGCCACCTTGGCGAATTCTTCCCACTGAAAACTGAACACTGAAAACTTCAAACTTCATCCAAACAACGGCGCCGCGCCGAACAACCGTCGCAGCAGCCCAATCTGCCCCACGTGAATGAACTCGTGGTGGGCGACCCAGAGGAGCGAGTCGTACTTCTTCGTGAAGAGGCGGTGCGGCTTGAGAATCGTCTCGTCGAGTTGGGCATCGGTCAGCCCGCGGATTTCGCTGAGCATTTGCTCGTACACACGGTGAAAGATGGCCAGCGTCTCCTCGGCCGAAGGGTTTTTCGCGGGATCAGGATCGGGCGTCGAGCCCTTGCCCCACATTTGCAACTGCGCCGGCGTGATGAGCCGCGCATCTTCCGGCCGCTCGCCACGAATGCGCACGAGGCCGAGGTAGTACTGAGCGGCGGCGATATGGCCCACTTGCCAGGCGATGTGCGTGATTCCTTCCGCCGGTTGCCGGAACCAATCGCCCGGGGCGATGCTTTCGACTACCTTCAGCGTGTAGGCGCGACAGGTTTGAATGATTTGGAGGGCGTGTTCGAGTTGCGTCATACGTGGTGTCCTATTCCTGAGATCAAGGGAGAATTGGTAAAGCGCGAACGCCAACTCTACCTGGCCTGACAGTCACTGCCGCGCCGCGTTCAAGATCGATCCGCACCTGTTCAATAACGCGTGCAAGCAGGTCCGCGACTTGCGGGCCGCGCAGGCCTTCCTGTCGAATTCGAATGACGCTTGGACGAGCAGCCCCGGAACCAGCGAGCAAGGTATGAAAGTCCGCATCAAGCGTCACTACGACGAAGTCGTTCTCGGCAGCGAATTGGAGAATCGCTTCGTCAGCAGCCGCCGCCCAACCGAGATCCGTCACATGTTGCGTCGGAATCCATCGTTCGGTTAGCAGCGTTGCCGCGGACCAGGGTAGTCCTTGATCCAACAGAAATCTCATGCAGTGGCTCGCAGATCGACCGTCCGATCATCCAAATTCGCGGCTGCGTACGCAAGCGCCTGGGCGATATCTTCGTCGGCAAGGCCAGGATACTCCCGTTTCAGCTCCTCGCGATCTGGGTAAAGCGCGAGTGCTTCGAGCACTCGACGGACGGTCAATCGAGTGCCTCGGATGCATGGCTGCCCGTTGACCACGGCCGGGTCAATCGTGATTCGATCAAGTTTCATTTCGCTGCCCGTTGAACTGGAGTTTCCCGGTCCTCGCCTCGATCTCAATTCATTTTACCGCGGCGTCGGACAACAAAGGAGTGCAGTTCTGTATCCCAGCCGCCTAATCCGCTAACGGAATCGGCGCGTCCGGATCGTCCGGCAGTGTCGGCTTCGCCGATGGCGTGACTGGCATTCCCGTGGTGGATGGCGTCTGCACGAATCGGAGCAGCTCGTCGGTCGAAGTCAGCGAGTTCGGCTTGACGCTGGGTCCGAGCACGCCTTGATAGTAGTCCCAGGTGACGTTCTTGCAGAGCGAGTCGTAGTAAACAAATAGGTCCGACGCAGGGCGATCCGAGCGAAATACTCCGGGCGCGTTTTCGCGGGCTGAAGCGGCGATGCGGTCACGGTTAACCGGATGGGAATCGAAGATTCCTGTCTGTTCCGTTTCGAACACTTCACGCATCTGGCGCCGCACGTCGGGCGTCAACGCATTGACATTGAACAGAACCAACTTGGAAAAATTGTCGGCGAGCTTCCCTTGGCGAAAGAACTGCACGGCGTCGTGCTCGGTTGCTTGCCAGCCGACCGACAATTGGAAGAACCTTTTCGTCGTCGCGGCAAACGTCTCACTCCCCACCAGCCGCGTTTCGAACAGGTCCGCATTATATTCCATCTGACGCATCAGCACGCCGCTGACCGCCAGGCCCAGAATCATCAAGCACCAAAGAACGCCCCTCGTCAGGTAAATCGCCACTTTCGCCAGGCCGAAGATCCAGGCGATGCGAAAGTCCATGCCTTCCATGCTGTGGGAGAGCCATTCGTCCCACGAGTCGCTGCTATAGACGACCCGCGCAAACCAACCGTTAATGCGACGAATTACATAGCTCAGCCGCATCCCGCCGCCTTGGCTGAAGTGCCCCAATTCGTGCGCCAATACTCCGGCGAATTGCTGCAACGTCAGGCCGGATACCAGCGGGATGCCAATCAACAACTTCAAATCGTTGCCGAGAAACATGCTCCAGAGTCCGCGTTGAAACGCGGCCGCCGCGTTCATATCGCAGACTACCTCGATCCGCTTTGGCAACGGCGCACCGACCGCGTTGGCGATTTGCGCGACCAAGGCGAAGACATGCGGCTCCCCTTGCGGCGTGATGGCGCGTGAGTGGACGTCATCCGCCGGCGAAGCGAACAGCGGCTTCAGCATAAACAGAATCTGAATCGCCCCGGCGATCAACGGTCCGGCGTAGATCAACAAGGCAATGAGCGACGCCCGCCCGTGAACGTGCGTAAAGATGACATGACTATGCGTGGCATGCAGGTAGTACAGCCAGCAGACGCCGCAAATGATGCCCACGTAGGCCAACGGCAAGATCAGCATCACCACCGCTACCACGGCTTGTGCCATGCGGTACGCCATCGAAGCGCGCACCGGCTGGATTGGCCCGGAGAACCCGCGCGCGATATCCGCACCGATCGTGCTCGGCGGAGGTGGCGGGACCATTGGCGGCTTCGGGAAGGCGGACGTCGGAGGCTTGGCGCGCGCGGGCTTGTTCGCGCCGCGGTTTAAGTCCACAGGCGTTGGTGGTGGTTGCGGCTTTGCGGCGGCCTTGACCGGCGGCGCCTCGGCAGTCACCTGCGTCCCCGCGTTAGGAATTGCTATCATACCGTCGCAACCGCGACATTTCACCCGCTTGCCGGCCAACTCCGGACTAACGCGATACGTCTTCTTGCACTTCGGACACTGTACAGCAGCTAACATCGATTGGCCCCAGCGAGAACTCAAAACCACGATTATGGCTGCCGCGAAATGTCATGGCAAACATTTCGCGGCACAGTTTCTGACGGCTGGCGAGCGTCGACAATAGTTCATGGCGCGGGGCAACTACTTTTTCTCCGCATCAACCTTCTCGTTTTTCTCATCGCTTGACGCCGCCCCAGCCGCCTTCACCTCCACCGCCGCTTCCGCCGGCTTCCCCTCCGCCAGCGAAATCTCCGCGATCCGCATGTCCGAGCTGCCGCCGGCGCGGTTGTGCAGCGAGATGGCGAGGATATGTTTCCCAGGCTTGAGCGGGCCTTTGAGTTTGTATTCGCGGACTTTCGTTTCTTCCTCGCCGGCCGTCGTGGTGTGCGCCATCAATTCATACGAGTCGTCGTTCAGGCCGACGTTGTCCCGGGCGATTTCTTTACCATCGAGGTAGATGACGATCCCATCGTCGCGCTGCAGTTTGAGTACGAGACTGGCGACTTCGTCCTTCGATTCAAACGCGTGACGAAAATACGCCGTACGGCGTTTGACGCCGTTCTTCTCATCGGCGGGATCGTCCGCGGGCGGCGCGCCGATGTCGACGCCTTCGAAGTCCTCCTCACCATAACCAAAGCCGCCGTGCGGGCCTTCCTTGTCTTTACCGGTCTTCCACTGGGCGTCGTCGAATTCGAGCGTGTACCAGGTCCTGTGGAATTCCTTGTCTTCCTTGCCAGGGTCGACGCCGTCCGTGGGATGCAGCCAACGCCACTCGCTGCCGACGGGGATTAGGTCGTCGGCCGCCGCGGCGCCGCAAGAAAGGAACAGAGAGCCAATCGCCAAAAGGTGAAATCGCGCGCGCATCGTAGGAACCTCGCGTCGTCGGTGATGAATCACACTGAAGTGAACGACGGAGCGATCGCCCCGCCGGTATCAGTGTAGCAGCCGTCCGCTGAGATAGCGATGATTCGAGAACATTCAACTCTCCCTCGCTGGCGCTACGGGCTAGTGTGGACGACATCTAGATGCCAACGCCGCGGCGCTTCAGCTCATCCACGACGCTGCGCACGACCTTGTCGATCTCGCTGCGCTCGATTTGACCTGGCGCCGTGGCGGGGCAGCCGGTCAGCGGTTGGTTGGTAAAGCCTTCCTCGGCCAGTAAGCATTGCAGCGTGTTGCGCACGTGGTCGAGGGAGATCTTCTGCTCCGCCGAAAGCGGCTGGCGGCCGGCGCCGGTTTGGAAGCCGCGCAGGCCGACGGCCTGACGAAAGCCCTCGGGAAAATCGGCGGTGTAGATCATTGCGTCGAACAGCGTGACGAGGCGATATTGCAACCGCCGCGCGTCATCCAGTTTGCTCGCCACCGTCAGGTCGTAGAGCTTGCGCGTTAACTCCGGTACCACGCCGCTCGTGGCGTTGGTGCCGCCGTCGCAGCCGATCAGCAACATCGGCATCAGCGCGGCGTCCCAGCCGGTCAGGAAGCTGAACTCCGGGCGATTCGGGCGCACCGCCTGGATCATGCGGATCATGTGCGGTAGGTCGCCGGACGAATCCTTGATGGCGATGATCTTCTCGCACTCTTCCGACAACCGCTGTACGGTCGGCACGTCGATCGGCGAGGCGAACATCGGAATGTTGTACAGCGTGACGTTGATCGGCGTGTTGCGGCCGATTTCCTTGAAGTACGCGTACACCGCGCTCGGGCTGAGCTTGTAGTAGTACGGCGAGACGATCGCCACCGCGTCCACGCCGAGACCGTGGTAATACTCGCAGGCCGAGAGGGTCTCCTTGACGTTGGCCTCGGCCGCGCCGGCCAGAATCGGCACCCGACCGCGATTCTGATCAGCGATGATGGCGATAATCCGCCGCCGCTCTTCCGGCGTGAAACGCGTGAACTCGCCCGTCGAGCCGTTGGGGTACAGCCCATGCACGCCGCGCTCGATGAGCCAGTCGACATACCGGCGCAGTTCCGGCTCGTTGACGTCGCCGCGCGGATCGAGCGGGACGATGTTGGGAACAAAAATGCCTTGGAGCAGGGCGCGGCTTTGCATGGCGTGTGTTAATTCGGCGGTGGGGGAGGGTCGTTCGAGGCGAGCACGCAATCGTAGCTCTTGGCTCTGCGTGAAAGCACGTCGTTGGGTGCCACTGGCGGCTCGTCCGCCAGTGCTATCGGCGTCGACTCGCACTGGCGGACGAGCCGCCAGTGGCACCCGAGGTCAGCTAATAAATCACAGTGCGTGTCCCCGCCATGGTAATCCCGCGCCGCCCGTGTTGCGAACGGGACAATCGGCAGAATTGTTGCCGACGCCAGCCTTTGCCCGCCGTGCAAGCTTTTCGCAGGCCGCGCAAATCGGTAAAGCCGTTCATCTTTCCTAGGCGTTGAACTTTCGCGCCGAAGGGAGTCGATACGACAGCGGTGAGGCTCCCGACCGGTCGCGCAGTGCGCAGCAGCAGGTCGCCGGGCCGCTCACATCCGCCAGGCAACAACAGCATCGACCCGAGAGGTTAATTCGTGGCGAAGGCAAGCAAATCCAAGGCGCTTGTCACGGTGGACCGACGGAAGTCGAAGGAACGACGCAACAGCAGCGATGATCGACGCAAGAAAGCCGAGCCCGTGCCGGTCGAGCGCCGGCAAGTCGAGCGGCGCGAGAAAGTCGTCCGCCGACGGCAAATCGACCCCACGACCTGCGAACGCGATTATTCCGACGAGGAGGTCGAGTTCATGAACGCGCTCGACCAATACAAACGGAAAAGCGGCCGCATGTTTCCCACCTGCAGCGAAATCCTGGAAGTCATTCGCGGGATCGGGTACGTGAAGCTCGACCCGCTGACCGGCGTGGCTTCCACGACCATGGCGCAGCCCTCGGCGAGCCCGATGGAGTAGAAGTCCGAAGATAAGCGATGAGAACAAATGAAGCCGCGGAGCAATGCTCCGCGGCTTTTTTATTGCGCGGCGACAGCGCAAACTCTTCTTCACTTCCTCTGTAGCCGGCCTCTGTGAGGCCGGGGAGAGGACGTGCTTGAGCGGTTCGGCGCTTGTCGTTGGCGCGACGTCTTCTCCGGCCAAGGTCACAGTCCTCGGCTACCGAAGAGCGACGGGATCGGCCTGTGCCGCTGGCGCGAGGTTTGCGCGGCGGCGCCACGCGGCGCTGATCTTATCAATCAACCGCCGGCGCTCAATCGGTTTGTTGTC
Above is a window of Planctomycetia bacterium DNA encoding:
- a CDS encoding PIN domain-containing protein → MGWLLDTGVLLRLYDRDAPERDDILRSLRVIFQRGEQIFVAMQNIAEFWNVMTRPMDVNGFGQSTETARRRLQSIEKYATILTESDDSYRLWKQFVDELVITGVKVHDARLVAVMTANGVTQLLTFNERDFRRFDSIVVVPPAKLVSQ
- a CDS encoding sulfate adenylyltransferase, coding for MADLIPPHGGLSEPVCCTVPAAEIEAFKQEAAGLAKVPVSDADLSTVYRFGDGGLSPLTGPMDSATYNRVLDESVIEHNGKLYAWTIPLSLPVTEALAKTLKAGQKVALTNTAGDVVATVDLTDVFAWDKPRYIKSVYLTERTDHPGADMVLKGDADKSHLIGGTIKVLPQPKNAKFGKYVLSPRDVRKLLAEKGWNRVVAFQTRNPLHRAHEYALVYGLEQLLKQGHNAGACLNPLVGETKGDDVNAEVRMKTYEALIDTRGLGEGDSDASLWKPRNESVPDRVILLGLDIKMFYGGPKEAIMHGIYRQNFGFTDIVIGRKHADAPYHDGAAIWGDFDAQEIFENLKGDLKIQPVKVGFAAYYDSAGRVDLMELHKDEKPVFISGKQVRQTLIDGQPVDPRIMRESTSRILVEAMAGMK
- a CDS encoding fucose isomerase, with product MSKPVVIFWPGDYREEPNKWALPQVKETTEQLVRALKKLGRKPYQVRGFLRKPNEAIEKLGPVDDPAIGVFCHWTYGPHTVDGVVGKDSPLLLASNFSGTWPGLVALLNTSSCLEMVDRRHSRVWTDAADWTKDRGFMSRLDEWCSSGAIRYDESELHYNAPITAEAAAVAGEVLRELRAKRVMALMLGDTSMGMINGYFGSRLLSKIGFTEHKVDQAWLINRGRFIAERRIDDAFKFVVEKGVKFHWGAEGAQDFTSESTREQLRMYLTVLDLVDEFGADCVGWQYQLGLLPLLPPSDFSEGLLNSTCRPEGNGDVIITSTEADQGNLIPMELMKRILKRRGLHPGVMFHDVRWGARHKGRFLWVLLNSGSCGAYAFNHDSETLKGTHSYRQPAGYFPIPGGTFAGESLPGEMTWARAYVKNGELWMDIGRGEVVKLPPKVRDAWWEGTTRQWPFMAADLGCQMETVMAHYQSNHVAVAYGNIFGEMVALSQALGFKVRVLASGM
- a CDS encoding DinB family protein encodes the protein MTQLEHALQIIQTCRAYTLKVVESIAPGDWFRQPAEGITHIAWQVGHIAAAQYYLGLVRIRGERPEDARLITPAQLQMWGKGSTPDPDPAKNPSAEETLAIFHRVYEQMLSEIRGLTDAQLDETILKPHRLFTKKYDSLLWVAHHEFIHVGQIGLLRRLFGAAPLFG
- a CDS encoding DUF5615 family PIN-like protein translates to MRFLLDQGLPWSAATLLTERWIPTQHVTDLGWAAAADEAILQFAAENDFVVVTLDADFHTLLAGSGAARPSVIRIRQEGLRGPQVADLLARVIEQVRIDLERGAAVTVRPGRVGVRALPILP
- a CDS encoding DUF433 domain-containing protein, yielding MKLDRITIDPAVVNGQPCIRGTRLTVRRVLEALALYPDREELKREYPGLADEDIAQALAYAAANLDDRTVDLRATA
- a CDS encoding M48 family metalloprotease translates to MIAIPNAGTQVTAEAPPVKAAAKPQPPPTPVDLNRGANKPARAKPPTSAFPKPPMVPPPPPSTIGADIARGFSGPIQPVRASMAYRMAQAVVAVVMLILPLAYVGIICGVCWLYYLHATHSHVIFTHVHGRASLIALLIYAGPLIAGAIQILFMLKPLFASPADDVHSRAITPQGEPHVFALVAQIANAVGAPLPKRIEVVCDMNAAAAFQRGLWSMFLGNDLKLLIGIPLVSGLTLQQFAGVLAHELGHFSQGGGMRLSYVIRRINGWFARVVYSSDSWDEWLSHSMEGMDFRIAWIFGLAKVAIYLTRGVLWCLMILGLAVSGVLMRQMEYNADLFETRLVGSETFAATTKRFFQLSVGWQATEHDAVQFFRQGKLADNFSKLVLFNVNALTPDVRRQMREVFETEQTGIFDSHPVNRDRIAASARENAPGVFRSDRPASDLFVYYDSLCKNVTWDYYQGVLGPSVKPNSLTSTDELLRFVQTPSTTGMPVTPSAKPTLPDDPDAPIPLAD
- a CDS encoding dihydrodipicolinate synthase family protein, with protein sequence MQSRALLQGIFVPNIVPLDPRGDVNEPELRRYVDWLIERGVHGLYPNGSTGEFTRFTPEERRRIIAIIADQNRGRVPILAGAAEANVKETLSACEYYHGLGVDAVAIVSPYYYKLSPSAVYAYFKEIGRNTPINVTLYNIPMFASPIDVPTVQRLSEECEKIIAIKDSSGDLPHMIRMIQAVRPNRPEFSFLTGWDAALMPMLLIGCDGGTNATSGVVPELTRKLYDLTVASKLDDARRLQYRLVTLFDAMIYTADFPEGFRQAVGLRGFQTGAGRQPLSAEQKISLDHVRNTLQCLLAEEGFTNQPLTGCPATAPGQIERSEIDKVVRSVVDELKRRGVGI